A portion of the Andreesenia angusta genome contains these proteins:
- the brxF gene encoding BREX-3 system P-loop-containing protein BrxF, giving the protein MGYVHKLSSLNSKDIGKMMFPVFFCLEKTKVEDFLECYEEVSLNRVLSERLLAFEKEKRAIHILNEIEEIFNNSGELIFITDFEMLFNPDYKIDILKLFIKLSRKKKVMVLWPGVYENEALKFAELGYQDYKSYRIKDYDITCIN; this is encoded by the coding sequence ATGGGCTATGTACATAAACTTTCGTCTTTAAATTCAAAAGACATAGGGAAAATGATGTTTCCGGTCTTTTTTTGTTTGGAGAAAACCAAGGTAGAGGATTTTCTAGAGTGTTATGAAGAAGTTAGCTTGAATAGAGTTTTATCAGAGCGATTGCTTGCTTTTGAAAAAGAAAAAAGGGCAATACACATATTAAATGAGATTGAAGAAATTTTCAATAATTCAGGGGAGTTAATATTTATAACGGATTTTGAAATGCTATTTAATCCTGATTATAAAATTGATATTTTGAAGCTCTTTATAAAATTGAGCAGAAAAAAGAAGGTTATGGTATTGTGGCCAGGTGTTTATGAGAATGAAGCGTTGAAATTTGCAGAATTGGGATATCAAGATTATAAATCATATAGAATCAAAGACTATGATATAACGTGTATAAATTAA
- the rlmD gene encoding 23S rRNA (uracil(1939)-C(5))-methyltransferase RlmD, with protein sequence MVKKNQEVELYIDKTEFPNKGKAVCEGKTVTVKGGLEGQTVLAKVIKNRRNKVEARIIEVLEKSPLETEPKCTHFGICGGCSYQNVPYENQLALKKKQVKEIIDKADIGEYEYLDIVSSPVTEGYRNKMEYSFGDTEKDGPLALGLHQKGRFYEIEITENCNIVDSDFREVLMATLNYFREKKTPYYNKRQHAGVLRHLVVRKAINGGEMLVNLVTSSQGEINSQEFVELLTSLELKAELKGIIHTVNDSLADVVQSDETRMLYGSDIITEELLGLKFNISPFSFFQTNTKGAEVLYSKVREFIGETDDKTIFDLYCGTGTIAQILAPVAKKVYGIEIVEEAVEAAKENAVINGLENCEFIAGDVMEKVNELSDKPDIIVLDPPRDGIHPKAIHKIIDFKPETFVYVSCKPSSLERDLPVFKERGYKAEKVQCVDMFPMTPHVETVVKLYKA encoded by the coding sequence TTGGTAAAGAAAAATCAGGAAGTAGAGCTGTATATAGATAAGACGGAATTCCCGAACAAGGGGAAGGCAGTCTGCGAAGGCAAGACTGTCACAGTAAAAGGTGGGCTTGAAGGGCAGACAGTGCTTGCAAAGGTAATAAAGAACAGGAGAAACAAAGTCGAGGCTAGAATAATAGAAGTGCTGGAAAAATCACCGCTTGAGACCGAGCCAAAGTGCACGCATTTCGGGATATGCGGAGGATGTAGCTACCAGAACGTGCCTTACGAGAACCAGCTTGCGCTCAAGAAAAAGCAGGTTAAGGAAATAATAGACAAGGCGGACATAGGCGAGTACGAATACCTGGACATAGTTTCAAGCCCTGTGACTGAAGGGTATAGAAATAAGATGGAATACTCCTTCGGGGATACAGAAAAGGACGGCCCGCTGGCCCTGGGACTTCACCAGAAGGGCAGGTTCTACGAGATAGAGATAACGGAGAACTGCAATATAGTGGACTCGGATTTCAGGGAAGTGCTTATGGCAACTCTTAACTACTTCAGAGAGAAGAAGACTCCTTACTACAACAAGAGACAGCATGCAGGAGTGCTTCGCCACCTTGTGGTCAGAAAGGCCATAAACGGGGGCGAGATGCTGGTGAATCTTGTTACAAGCTCGCAAGGCGAGATAAACTCACAGGAATTTGTGGAACTGTTGACAAGTCTAGAGCTTAAAGCAGAGCTTAAGGGAATAATCCACACTGTAAACGACTCGCTTGCAGACGTGGTTCAAAGCGACGAGACCAGAATGCTCTATGGAAGCGACATAATAACGGAGGAGCTGCTGGGGCTTAAGTTCAACATATCGCCGTTCTCGTTCTTCCAGACAAACACAAAGGGCGCCGAAGTGCTCTACTCCAAGGTAAGGGAGTTTATAGGGGAGACTGACGACAAAACTATATTCGACCTTTACTGTGGAACAGGCACTATAGCTCAGATACTGGCGCCAGTGGCAAAGAAGGTTTACGGAATAGAGATAGTGGAGGAAGCGGTTGAAGCGGCAAAAGAGAATGCGGTTATAAATGGGCTTGAAAATTGCGAGTTTATAGCTGGGGACGTTATGGAGAAGGTGAACGAGCTATCCGACAAGCCGGATATAATAGTGCTGGACCCTCCAAGGGACGGAATACACCCTAAGGCCATACACAAGATAATAGACTTCAAGCCTGAGACTTTTGTATACGTTTCATGCAAGCCTAGTTCTCTTGAGCGTGACCTTCCAGTGTTCAAAGAGAGAGGCTACAAGGCGGAGAAAGTGCAGTGCGTGGACATGTTCCCAATGACACCGCATGTTGAGACTGTGGTAAAGCTATATAAGGCTTAA